A portion of the Marinobacter alexandrii genome contains these proteins:
- a CDS encoding insulinase family protein produces the protein MKKINILLAIYLSVCVNILLAQTSFDLNQKIPIDPTVKIGKLSNGLTYYLKQNKKPADKAELRLVINAGSVLEDEDQLGLAHFVEHMAFNGTTNFEKNDLIDYLQSVGIEFGADLNAHTGFDETVYKLSVPTDNQEIFNTSLQILRDWADGITFSNEEIDNERGIVAEELRARSGAGMRMYYQSIPILANDSRYAERSPIGTLDVIMNSEYDAMKRFYRDWYRPDLMALVLVGDFNVEEVEKSIQKLFKNLKPTTRKKRERIRYGIPENKEPAIAIITDSEATSVNASIYYKKQKTEVKTLQNYRTQFVRALYTGMLRQRLSEVELGENAPFLSAFVGIGSFLADKDSYFLRVNLEEDQISEGLEALLIESERARRHGFTSSELERYKALLLNSANTIRKETGKLSSRYYLEKYIDNFTDKKPIPSDEFNYQFLSEILPDITLEEVNQIGKKWIGEENIAMVLNAPDKESLELPNEAQLIDLLKNVSTKEIEAYEDNLATVELMTTKPESGTIVETTYNHEIDMTKWRFANGVTIIAKPTDLQNNIISMSGFRPGGSSIAPDDLYVSARNAGTIIGASGINNISAIDLKKLNMGITVRVTPYINFYDDLFRGSSSTTGLERMLQMTHLYFTSPNKDEGVFQSRKAKMIAITKNTDDNPNTLFEHKISEVMSQNHLRSIQLTEKQIEKGLSLDKAFDFYTERFSSANGFMFIFIGNFEIDTLKKHVTQYLGSLPSNTSEISTWRDIGLRRPEGVIKETIIKGIDERSKVDMRFTGTLDFSPEERKKMTLLAKLLRIKLNEEMREKMSGVYGVQVSGFATDRPYDWYRMNVRFTCAPENIDALKNKVLEEIEKIKLNGPTAIDLEKIKKAELANLKDRKKYNGYWEGIVKNAYIYGTNPEESLNAEEKIKKLTINDLKEAAKTYFDGSNYAEFILLPEDKK, from the coding sequence ATGAAAAAAATCAATATTCTACTAGCTATATATCTGAGTGTTTGTGTCAACATTTTGTTGGCACAAACTTCTTTTGATCTCAATCAGAAAATTCCCATAGACCCAACAGTAAAAATCGGAAAGCTAAGTAATGGTCTCACTTATTACCTAAAACAAAATAAAAAGCCAGCCGACAAAGCAGAACTCAGGTTGGTCATTAATGCAGGCTCTGTCCTGGAGGATGAAGATCAGTTGGGGTTAGCTCATTTTGTTGAGCATATGGCATTTAACGGTACAACCAACTTTGAAAAAAATGATCTGATAGATTATTTACAAAGTGTAGGAATTGAATTTGGCGCTGACTTAAATGCTCATACAGGTTTTGATGAGACAGTATACAAACTTTCCGTCCCAACCGATAATCAAGAGATATTCAATACCAGTTTGCAAATACTTCGTGACTGGGCTGATGGCATCACATTTTCCAATGAGGAAATTGACAATGAAAGAGGCATAGTGGCTGAGGAGCTACGAGCAAGGAGTGGAGCCGGTATGCGCATGTATTATCAATCAATACCTATTCTAGCTAATGACTCAAGGTATGCAGAAAGATCTCCAATAGGCACATTGGATGTAATCATGAATTCGGAGTACGATGCTATGAAAAGATTCTATAGGGACTGGTACAGGCCTGACTTGATGGCTCTGGTATTGGTTGGAGATTTCAATGTAGAAGAAGTAGAAAAGAGCATTCAAAAACTATTCAAAAACCTAAAACCAACTACTAGAAAAAAGAGAGAGAGAATACGTTATGGTATTCCCGAAAATAAAGAACCTGCCATTGCCATCATCACTGATTCAGAAGCTACAAGCGTAAATGCATCCATTTATTACAAAAAGCAAAAAACAGAAGTTAAGACACTACAGAATTACCGAACACAATTTGTACGAGCATTATACACTGGAATGCTACGTCAAAGACTATCCGAGGTAGAACTTGGAGAAAATGCCCCCTTTTTATCAGCATTCGTTGGCATTGGTAGTTTTTTAGCTGATAAAGACAGCTACTTTTTAAGGGTAAATCTGGAAGAGGATCAGATATCAGAAGGTCTGGAAGCATTACTCATAGAAAGTGAACGAGCGAGAAGACATGGATTTACTTCGTCCGAACTAGAGCGATACAAAGCCCTACTGCTAAACAGTGCCAATACAATAAGAAAAGAAACCGGCAAACTTTCTTCCAGGTATTACTTGGAAAAATACATAGACAATTTTACGGACAAAAAACCTATTCCTTCAGACGAATTCAATTATCAATTTCTATCTGAAATTCTTCCCGATATCACTCTAGAAGAGGTAAACCAAATTGGCAAAAAATGGATCGGTGAGGAAAATATAGCCATGGTCTTAAATGCTCCTGACAAGGAATCATTGGAACTCCCAAACGAGGCACAGCTTATTGATCTCCTAAAAAATGTATCCACAAAAGAGATTGAGGCCTACGAGGACAACTTGGCAACTGTTGAGTTAATGACAACCAAGCCTGAGTCTGGCACTATCGTAGAAACAACTTACAATCATGAAATTGATATGACGAAATGGAGGTTTGCCAATGGAGTAACTATCATAGCAAAGCCTACCGACCTACAAAACAACATCATATCAATGAGCGGTTTTCGACCTGGCGGAAGCTCCATTGCACCAGATGATTTATATGTATCTGCTCGCAATGCAGGAACCATTATTGGAGCCAGTGGAATCAATAATATTTCAGCCATAGATTTAAAGAAACTCAATATGGGCATTACGGTTCGTGTCACGCCTTATATCAATTTTTATGATGATCTGTTCAGAGGTTCTAGCTCTACAACAGGCCTGGAAAGGATGCTGCAAATGACACATCTCTATTTCACCTCTCCAAACAAGGATGAAGGCGTTTTTCAGAGTCGAAAGGCAAAGATGATAGCCATAACGAAAAATACTGATGACAATCCCAACACGTTATTTGAGCATAAAATAAGTGAGGTAATGTCTCAAAATCATTTAAGATCTATTCAATTGACCGAAAAGCAAATTGAAAAAGGATTGAGCCTGGATAAAGCATTTGATTTTTATACCGAACGTTTTTCTTCAGCTAACGGGTTTATGTTCATATTTATTGGGAATTTCGAAATAGATACACTCAAAAAGCATGTAACACAATACCTAGGAAGCCTCCCATCAAATACAAGTGAAATAAGTACATGGAGGGATATTGGACTTAGACGTCCCGAAGGAGTAATCAAAGAAACCATCATAAAAGGTATTGATGAGAGAAGTAAGGTGGATATGAGATTCACAGGAACTCTTGATTTTTCTCCTGAAGAAAGAAAGAAAATGACATTACTCGCCAAGCTCTTGAGAATAAAGCTCAATGAAGAAATGAGAGAAAAAATGTCAGGGGTCTATGGGGTACAGGTTTCCGGTTTCGCAACCGACAGACCATATGATTGGTACCGCATGAATGTGCGTTTTACCTGTGCGCCAGAAAACATTGATGCATTGAAAAACAAAGTACTTGAGGAGATAGAAAAAATCAAACTAAATGGCCCTACAGCAATCGATTTAGAGAAAATTAAGAAAGCTGAGCTAGCCAACCTGAAGGATAGGAAAAAGTATAACGGCTACTGGGAAGGTATTGTAAAAAATGCTTACATATATGGTACAAATCCAGAAGAGTCACTTAATGCAGAAGAAAAAATTAAAAAACTAACTATCAACGATTTAAAAGAAGCTGCCAAGACCTATTTTGATGGAAGCAACTATGCAGAATTCATTCTTTTGCCAGAGGACAAAAAATAG
- a CDS encoding TfoX/Sxy family protein, giving the protein MTKKKVKEIPEDKRKLYEELIQSIPELEVRNNFGFPYTSLNGHMFSLLSKSGYVGIRLPKDEREHFLEKHNSTLYQPEPGPLLKEYVTIPDILLENQKELEPYLELSLAYIRTLKPKPLKK; this is encoded by the coding sequence ATGACCAAGAAAAAAGTAAAAGAAATCCCCGAGGATAAACGAAAACTATATGAGGAATTGATTCAAAGTATTCCCGAATTGGAAGTAAGAAACAATTTTGGATTTCCTTATACTTCACTAAACGGGCATATGTTTTCGCTTTTGTCAAAAAGCGGATATGTTGGTATTAGGCTACCTAAAGATGAACGAGAGCATTTTTTAGAAAAACATAATTCTACTCTGTATCAACCTGAACCAGGACCGCTTTTGAAGGAATATGTCACCATTCCGGATATTTTGTTGGAAAATCAAAAAGAATTGGAACCATACCTTGAACTTAGTTTAGCATACATCAGGACATTGAAGCCAAAACCTTTGAAGAAATAA
- a CDS encoding histidine kinase, producing MNHYSKKAILFRTTLFFTILTLSLNGFTQSKADQIPELIIKSQSEVDSIAFYAFMDLALAYSYVNLDSSQFFLEKMKNIANEKYSKDPKKQARFYEVSGEIHREIGDLETAKEHTKKSLRTHLKYGALERVGYNYLQMGHHEADMYQYDSALVYLTKAKETFSKIQNSHGLAATIGNIGVIHSYLGNEAEAIKADYEILDIYLAEEKFTHVAVTLQNIGITLLDMDELEKAKDHFFQSIEYAEKENNQYRIAKSYGLLGDIAVIQEDYEEAFTLYKKDLAIREILGDPGKIYDSRMELSNAYITAEKWHEALKVLILNEGLLSDVNDVDHSLRIDLYATLALVYSKIGQNSRVLYYANSIDKLPIHSISDVINRLRIYNSLRDLYETTGKYKKALHYYQLRTHLKDSIYSAENKQNIFELQTKYETEKKEQEIASLQQAAKIQSLKFNSYLIGGASLVLLIIGGGFLSYRQYKIKKDKATLQLEQRFLRSQLNPHFIFNSMGAIQQYILTESPEKASDYMGVFSKLMRQILENSREEFIPVEEEVSMLKNYLELQKLRFKNTFKYVIELDESLDEAYDGIPPMFAQPFIENALEHGLFKKEKNEIKIKFLRTSDNLIRLEIEDSGTGITEKLIKAQNNQSLATKITRERLEKMRLTAKANLSFNTENITNDIGEIKGYKVSLNLPTKLIAA from the coding sequence ATGAATCATTATTCAAAAAAAGCCATCCTATTTAGAACTACTTTGTTCTTTACAATTCTTACACTGAGCTTAAATGGTTTTACTCAGAGCAAAGCGGACCAAATTCCTGAACTAATCATCAAAAGTCAATCAGAAGTAGATTCGATTGCTTTTTACGCATTTATGGACCTAGCCTTAGCTTACTCATATGTAAATCTAGATTCTTCTCAATTTTTTCTAGAAAAGATGAAGAATATTGCAAATGAAAAGTACAGTAAAGACCCAAAAAAGCAAGCAAGATTTTATGAAGTCAGTGGTGAAATTCATCGAGAAATTGGGGATCTTGAAACTGCAAAAGAGCATACAAAGAAATCTTTACGCACACATCTAAAGTATGGAGCGTTGGAAAGAGTGGGATATAATTATTTGCAAATGGGTCATCATGAGGCGGATATGTATCAATACGACAGTGCTCTTGTTTACTTAACAAAAGCTAAAGAAACCTTCTCAAAGATCCAGAATAGTCATGGACTGGCAGCAACTATTGGCAACATAGGTGTTATACATAGTTACCTAGGAAATGAAGCCGAAGCTATAAAAGCTGACTATGAGATTTTAGATATTTATTTGGCTGAAGAGAAGTTCACTCATGTCGCTGTAACCCTCCAAAATATAGGAATTACATTGTTGGATATGGATGAACTAGAAAAAGCCAAAGATCACTTTTTCCAATCCATAGAGTATGCAGAAAAGGAGAATAATCAATATCGAATCGCCAAGTCATATGGGTTATTAGGAGATATTGCAGTGATACAAGAAGACTATGAAGAAGCATTTACTCTTTATAAAAAAGACTTAGCAATCAGAGAAATTCTGGGTGATCCCGGAAAAATCTATGACTCCAGAATGGAGTTAAGTAACGCCTATATCACCGCGGAAAAATGGCACGAGGCATTGAAAGTACTTATCCTCAATGAAGGACTTCTAAGCGACGTGAATGATGTGGACCATTCTCTGAGGATTGACCTATACGCTACATTAGCTTTAGTATACTCAAAGATTGGACAAAATTCTCGAGTTTTATATTATGCAAACTCGATAGATAAATTACCTATACATTCTATATCCGATGTAATTAACCGACTTAGAATATATAATTCTCTCAGGGATCTTTACGAGACGACAGGCAAGTATAAAAAAGCACTACATTATTATCAATTGAGAACTCACTTAAAGGATAGTATCTACTCCGCTGAAAACAAACAAAATATATTTGAGCTTCAAACAAAATACGAAACTGAAAAGAAGGAACAGGAAATTGCCAGCTTGCAACAAGCTGCAAAAATTCAATCATTGAAATTCAATAGCTATTTAATAGGTGGAGCTTCGCTGGTATTACTCATTATTGGTGGAGGTTTTTTAAGTTATCGGCAGTACAAAATCAAAAAGGACAAAGCCACGCTGCAACTAGAACAACGTTTCTTACGCTCACAGCTCAACCCGCATTTCATCTTCAACTCAATGGGTGCAATCCAGCAGTATATCTTGACAGAAAGCCCTGAGAAAGCTAGTGATTACATGGGTGTATTCAGTAAGCTAATGCGACAGATCTTAGAAAACTCAAGAGAAGAATTTATCCCTGTTGAAGAAGAGGTAAGTATGCTTAAAAATTATCTCGAACTTCAGAAACTACGATTTAAAAATACTTTTAAGTATGTCATCGAATTAGATGAATCGTTGGATGAAGCCTATGATGGTATACCTCCCATGTTCGCTCAGCCATTCATAGAAAATGCATTGGAACACGGCTTATTCAAAAAAGAGAAGAACGAAATAAAGATTAAGTTTTTAAGAACTTCTGACAACCTCATTCGACTAGAAATAGAAGACAGTGGCACTGGGATAACAGAGAAATTAATTAAAGCTCAGAATAATCAATCTTTAGCGACCAAAATCACACGTGAACGACTCGAAAAAATGCGATTAACAGCTAAAGCAAACCTATCGTTCAATACTGAAAATATCACCAATGATATTGGGGAAATCAAAGGATACAAAGTGAGTTTAAATTTGCCAACCAAATTAATCGCAGCATAA
- a CDS encoding helix-turn-helix domain-containing protein yields MADFLHPENDFLQKVIAIVEENLSDEDFEVPDLAQQLNMSRSNLLRKVKSLSGLSVSVFIRQVRLHHAKELLKANSLTVSEVSFKVGFGSTSYFTKCFRETFGYPPGEQKNQLNIDHLDDSSVKPRRTMAKLLLVIGALIASVSAILLTREYSTVLELDKSIAVLPFKNDSNDSSNVYIVNGLMETILDKLQKIEDLNVTSRTTVEKYRGAVKTIPELSKELDVSYFVEGSGQKVGDQILLTIQLIDAKNDRHVWSQQYEREVKDIFKLQQEVAKNIASKIEAVITPEEQQRIEKIPTENMIAYDYYLKGLDLTKENTHNEDSYIDLLEAISYFKKAIEEDEEFALAHAYTAICYYYLDRFQANKQYGLEINTYADKALLFDDEQPESLIAKALFYMQDQQYELAANYFEKVLTFSPNSGWVHNRLSDIYNDYLPNTERYLKHALRGIQVAISDQDSVEASYTYLHLSNALIENGFVKEAEKYVLKSLDFNPQNLFSEYLHTYIKLAQNFDLLRTKQELIATLSKDTTRLDIIQEVAKVCYTMEDYEEAWIYYDKFMRIKEMLDLELYNSQDINIAFVLDQLGEHEEANKMYEKFLTHAENDPTIYKNMNLCAYYAAKGNIEKGMEYLKLFTEERDYFYWLILFLDKDPVILKLSSHPDFKKTLDEISENFWVQHKEVRKMLEEEDLI; encoded by the coding sequence ATGGCCGATTTCCTTCATCCAGAAAATGATTTCCTGCAAAAGGTCATAGCGATCGTTGAGGAGAATCTCTCAGATGAAGATTTTGAAGTACCTGATCTGGCGCAGCAATTAAATATGAGTCGATCGAATCTCTTAAGAAAAGTAAAGAGTTTATCTGGTCTATCTGTAAGTGTTTTCATCAGACAAGTAAGATTGCATCATGCCAAAGAATTGCTCAAAGCAAATTCCCTGACTGTTTCGGAAGTCTCATTCAAGGTAGGTTTTGGCAGTACATCCTATTTCACAAAGTGCTTTAGAGAGACGTTTGGATATCCACCGGGGGAGCAAAAAAATCAACTTAACATTGATCATCTGGATGACTCTAGTGTCAAACCAAGGCGTACTATGGCTAAGCTACTTTTGGTTATAGGGGCTTTGATTGCTAGTGTATCGGCAATACTACTCACAAGAGAGTATTCAACTGTGCTTGAACTGGATAAATCCATTGCAGTACTGCCTTTCAAGAATGATAGCAATGACTCCTCCAATGTTTACATTGTCAATGGACTGATGGAAACGATACTGGACAAGCTTCAAAAAATTGAAGATCTGAATGTCACTAGTCGTACAACGGTAGAAAAATATCGAGGAGCTGTCAAAACCATCCCTGAATTGTCTAAAGAATTGGACGTAAGCTACTTTGTAGAAGGTAGCGGTCAGAAGGTTGGTGATCAGATATTACTAACCATTCAGCTGATAGATGCAAAGAACGATCGTCACGTATGGTCGCAGCAATATGAACGTGAGGTTAAAGATATTTTCAAATTGCAACAGGAAGTTGCCAAAAACATCGCAAGTAAGATTGAGGCAGTAATAACTCCTGAAGAACAACAACGAATTGAAAAAATTCCTACAGAAAATATGATAGCTTATGATTATTACTTGAAGGGACTAGATTTGACTAAAGAAAATACCCACAATGAAGATTCTTATATCGATTTGTTGGAAGCAATTTCATACTTTAAGAAGGCCATTGAAGAAGACGAAGAATTTGCACTTGCTCATGCTTACACAGCCATTTGCTACTATTACCTGGACCGTTTTCAAGCCAATAAGCAATATGGATTAGAAATAAACACCTATGCTGATAAGGCACTTTTGTTTGACGATGAGCAACCTGAAAGTCTCATTGCTAAAGCCTTGTTTTATATGCAGGACCAACAGTATGAACTTGCTGCAAATTACTTTGAGAAGGTGTTGACCTTTAGCCCTAATTCTGGATGGGTACATAATAGATTATCAGATATTTATAACGATTACTTGCCAAACACAGAGCGTTACTTGAAACATGCGTTGCGAGGAATACAGGTCGCTATTTCTGATCAAGATTCTGTAGAAGCGAGCTATACGTATCTGCATTTAAGTAATGCGTTGATTGAAAATGGATTTGTGAAAGAAGCTGAAAAATATGTGCTTAAGTCATTAGACTTTAACCCTCAAAACCTGTTTTCGGAATACCTCCACACATATATCAAGCTGGCTCAAAATTTTGATCTTCTTAGAACCAAACAGGAACTTATAGCTACTTTATCCAAGGATACCACGAGGCTGGACATCATTCAGGAAGTTGCGAAAGTCTGCTACACCATGGAAGACTATGAAGAGGCATGGATATATTATGATAAGTTCATGCGCATCAAAGAAATGTTAGACCTGGAATTGTACAATAGTCAGGATATTAATATTGCTTTTGTGCTTGATCAACTTGGTGAACATGAAGAGGCAAATAAGATGTATGAAAAATTTCTTACCCATGCAGAAAACGATCCTACCATTTATAAGAATATGAACCTTTGCGCTTACTATGCTGCCAAAGGAAATATTGAAAAGGGGATGGAATATTTGAAGCTATTTACTGAAGAAAGAGATTACTTCTATTGGTTGATTTTGTTTCTTGACAAGGATCCAGTAATCCTAAAACTTTCAAGTCACCCTGACTTCAAAAAAACACTTGATGAGATCAGTGAAAATTTTTGGGTTCAGCATAAAGAGGTAAGAAAGATGTTGGAAGAGGAGGATCTAATTTAG
- a CDS encoding ankyrin repeat domain-containing protein, producing MKPFKNNSFGKKYSIILIMGLLVFTSCDSKGQSESTKTPSMTIHEAAFIGNVEAMKKHIESKSDLNEKDDYGSAPLTIATIFNKPEIAKLLIDAKADINIKSGDGSTPLHSAAFFCRKEIAQMLLDGGADVTIRNNYGSTALESISAPFKEVKPFYDQISRDLGPLGLKLDYKQVEETRPVIVKMIKARK from the coding sequence ATGAAACCATTTAAAAACAATTCTTTCGGAAAAAAGTATTCGATCATCTTAATAATGGGACTACTTGTATTTACTTCATGTGATTCCAAAGGGCAATCAGAGTCCACAAAAACACCTTCTATGACCATTCATGAAGCTGCATTTATCGGAAATGTAGAAGCGATGAAAAAACATATAGAATCAAAATCCGACTTAAACGAAAAAGATGATTATGGATCAGCGCCATTAACGATTGCGACCATTTTCAATAAGCCAGAGATTGCTAAACTCTTAATCGATGCTAAGGCAGATATAAACATAAAAAGTGGTGATGGCTCTACTCCTCTCCATTCTGCTGCTTTCTTTTGTAGAAAGGAAATAGCTCAAATGTTGCTTGATGGGGGAGCCGATGTGACCATTAGAAATAATTATGGATCAACTGCTCTGGAATCCATTTCTGCTCCTTTCAAAGAAGTTAAGCCTTTTTACGATCAGATCAGTAGAGATTTAGGTCCATTGGGTCTGAAATTAGATTACAAGCAAGTTGAGGAAACACGCCCAGTGATTGTGAAAATGATAAAAGCACGCAAATAA
- a CDS encoding acyltransferase family protein has protein sequence MIAGRRYDIDWLRVMAIGLLLIYHIAIGFQPWGVFIGFIQTNEPLEAIWIPMSLLNIWRIPLLFFVSGMGVWFAIQRRSWKKLLIERSKRILLPFIFGILVIVPIHVFIWQKYYTQELQHTFSPAHLWFLGNIFVYVLALFPIFFFLKRNSQGIISQNLKKLFSHSWSLLLLMVPFILEAEIMAPQEFEVYAMTWHGFVLGFVAFLAGFCCVFVGDAFWENVKKQRWILLIHAILFYLIRLLFFELRTPNYLMAVESCLWVFTVFGFGYMYLNKPSRALSYLSQAAYPVYIVHMVFIYIGSYVLFPMDISVGVLFILLNIFTLTGSMLTYEFIIRRIKFLRPLFGLKNNVDRFGIPMD, from the coding sequence ATGATAGCTGGAAGAAGGTATGACATTGATTGGCTAAGGGTGATGGCCATAGGTTTGTTATTGATCTATCACATAGCGATAGGCTTTCAACCCTGGGGCGTATTCATTGGTTTTATCCAAACCAATGAACCCTTAGAAGCTATCTGGATCCCTATGTCTCTGCTAAACATATGGCGAATTCCTTTGCTTTTCTTTGTCTCAGGCATGGGTGTGTGGTTTGCCATACAACGCAGAAGTTGGAAAAAACTTCTTATTGAAAGATCTAAACGAATATTGCTTCCATTCATTTTTGGCATACTAGTTATAGTTCCTATTCATGTGTTCATATGGCAGAAATATTACACTCAGGAGCTTCAACATACTTTCAGTCCTGCCCACCTGTGGTTCTTAGGCAACATTTTTGTTTATGTGCTGGCACTCTTTCCTATCTTCTTTTTCCTAAAGCGGAACAGTCAGGGAATCATTAGCCAAAATCTAAAAAAGCTGTTTAGTCATTCATGGAGCCTCCTTCTTTTAATGGTTCCTTTTATACTGGAAGCAGAAATTATGGCTCCACAGGAATTTGAAGTTTATGCGATGACCTGGCATGGATTTGTGCTCGGGTTTGTCGCGTTCCTTGCAGGTTTTTGTTGTGTATTTGTAGGAGATGCTTTCTGGGAAAATGTAAAGAAGCAGCGATGGATACTGCTCATACATGCCATCCTTTTCTATCTTATTAGGTTGCTGTTTTTTGAGTTGCGAACACCAAATTATCTAATGGCGGTTGAGTCATGTCTTTGGGTTTTTACAGTCTTTGGATTTGGTTACATGTATTTGAATAAACCAAGCAGAGCACTCAGCTATTTGAGTCAAGCAGCTTATCCCGTTTACATTGTCCATATGGTATTTATATATATTGGATCATATGTCCTTTTTCCAATGGATATCTCAGTTGGTGTACTGTTTATTTTGCTAAACATTTTCACTTTAACGGGCAGTATGTTGACTTATGAATTTATCATTCGTAGAATAAAATTCCTGAGGCCTCTTTTCGGGTTGAAGAATAACGTTGATAGATTTGGCATTCCTATGGATTAA
- a CDS encoding GNAT family N-acetyltransferase codes for MINLKTKRLKFRQWKHDDFQHIADFFSKQENARFVGGLKNTEDSWRLMATYIGHYELFGYSYLALEEISSGNLVGAVGLWNSDPWPEPELGYWLLPHAQGKGYGLEAGIAVRDFALNKLKLASLVSYIDSDNESSKRLALKLDAKYEKVIDLLNFGPHEVYRYY; via the coding sequence ATGATCAACCTAAAGACCAAAAGGCTGAAATTCAGGCAGTGGAAGCATGATGACTTTCAGCATATAGCTGATTTCTTTTCAAAACAAGAGAATGCTCGATTCGTGGGCGGGCTGAAAAACACCGAAGACTCTTGGCGCTTAATGGCAACATATATCGGCCATTATGAACTCTTTGGTTACTCATACCTTGCCCTCGAAGAAATATCTTCTGGAAACCTAGTTGGTGCTGTAGGCCTCTGGAATTCCGATCCATGGCCCGAACCAGAGCTTGGCTATTGGCTGTTGCCTCATGCTCAAGGTAAGGGTTATGGACTTGAAGCAGGAATAGCTGTTCGAGATTTTGCTTTGAATAAATTGAAATTAGCGAGTCTTGTAAGCTACATAGACTCTGACAATGAATCTTCTAAGAGGTTAGCGCTCAAGCTTGATGCTAAATATGAAAAGGTGATTGACCTACTCAATTTTGGACCACATGAGGTTTATAGGTATTATTAA
- a CDS encoding helix-turn-helix transcriptional regulator yields MISLITSSKAQKIIAENMRSLRLKKGLTQEGLSERSGVSLPTLRKFEQKGLISLESFLKISLILDSLESIIDATKPTEKEFSSIDDVVNNKNKNERKRGWKK; encoded by the coding sequence ATGATATCACTTATAACTTCTTCAAAGGCACAAAAAATAATAGCTGAAAACATGCGCTCTTTGCGACTTAAAAAAGGGCTTACACAAGAAGGGTTATCTGAACGTTCTGGCGTTAGCCTGCCTACTCTCCGGAAATTTGAGCAAAAGGGGCTAATCTCGTTGGAATCTTTTCTTAAGATTTCTTTAATACTAGATTCACTGGAAAGCATAATTGATGCTACAAAACCCACAGAAAAGGAATTCTCTTCCATCGATGATGTGGTAAATAATAAAAACAAAAATGAACGGAAAAGGGGGTGGAAAAAATGA